A DNA window from Bacteroidota bacterium contains the following coding sequences:
- a CDS encoding UvrD-helicase domain-containing protein — MSEFRFVSASAGSGKTHRLTGRLLWLLLDPRVPYGDIAHVLAITFTNNAARQLRRRLLEWLKRVAGGDAAWLRALQEAFPPQGAPEWTQQEWRDRARALLEALLDRYGELQVGTIDSFLGRLLRATALEFGLNPGLELALDPRPLLREALRGYLEQALRSRTEARTLEHVLRLMEETRTRYPWSPQAELERELIRIHERLAGLLEKPLAIAPEGSAEALRGELRALAEAIAQRLAFWSERGVAAAQNFEKLVRALKTGDLEALLKREPAQRAFKKGPRSEEAEVDMAPLQERLGELRRLYARFLAAARYAPYVTLYGQLRRRMRELERTQDRLHLAEATALLLQLLRQEVIPDIYFRLGDRISHYLIDEFQDTAPIQWAALRPLIEEALARGGSLFLVGDTKQAIYGFRGGDWQIMAHMRQHDVFPSAPTQREELTVNYRSDGWIVRFVEQVFEEAAARRVQALASENPFLPLYWEASGLHRAAQQVRVGREKAGYVRFRRFAVPKRADAEVFEPEAEGAALPSRELLRTLQDLRARGYGWSQIAVLAPRNQDVLELGAWLARAEIPFVSHSSLDVRQRPVVRALLALLEFLDSPIKDLAFASVLLGPLRPPELELEQVRAFLREHRQTSPLYTAFRERYPELWARYFERPFSRVGYLPVYELLVELYQSWGVLGRHAEETATWAKLLEVVRRFEEDGQGSLRDFLERASEVSEDEDWDVPVAEGLEAVTLMSVHKAKGLEFPAVLLYWPDLPPPADPQYPGSIPSDPDSGIRLWYLSADVANADPALKDVYLHRRATATIDSLCRLYVALTRAGSELHVFWLEAGGDLGRFLPAEDLELGAPTGPSAPAQLALGGAQFTPWPPPRSLDLPKRPLTADRREAERGECWHAVLARIRFLTADPVAQLERALEEVLSQHPEWACWREEARRSLLRFLERPQVQGHFRWRPNRIVYTELELLDAQGRLHRIDRLVCDPECIWVLDFKTGAPRPEDAAQIAEYARWVRALWPDRPIRTSLLYVEP; from the coding sequence ATGTCCGAATTTCGCTTCGTCTCCGCCTCCGCTGGCTCGGGCAAAACCCATCGGCTTACGGGTCGGCTGTTGTGGCTGCTCCTAGATCCCCGGGTGCCCTACGGGGACATAGCTCACGTTCTAGCCATTACCTTTACCAACAACGCCGCGCGACAGCTGCGACGCCGGCTTCTGGAGTGGCTTAAACGCGTCGCCGGGGGCGATGCGGCTTGGCTGCGCGCGCTCCAAGAGGCCTTTCCGCCGCAAGGCGCGCCCGAATGGACCCAGCAGGAATGGCGGGATCGTGCGCGCGCGCTCCTGGAGGCGCTCTTGGACAGGTACGGGGAGCTCCAGGTGGGCACAATCGATAGCTTCCTGGGCCGGCTCCTGCGCGCCACCGCCTTGGAGTTCGGCTTAAACCCCGGGCTGGAGCTCGCCTTGGATCCCCGGCCCCTGCTCCGAGAGGCCCTCAGGGGGTACCTGGAACAAGCCCTCAGGAGCCGAACCGAGGCCAGAACCCTGGAGCACGTCCTGCGCCTCATGGAGGAAACGCGCACACGCTACCCCTGGAGCCCCCAGGCTGAACTGGAACGGGAACTGATCCGGATCCATGAGCGGCTGGCCGGGCTTTTGGAAAAACCTCTTGCGATCGCTCCAGAGGGATCCGCGGAGGCGCTCCGAGGGGAACTCCGCGCCCTGGCGGAGGCCATAGCGCAGCGCCTTGCGTTCTGGTCTGAGCGGGGGGTAGCCGCGGCGCAGAACTTCGAAAAGCTCGTTCGGGCCTTAAAAACAGGAGATCTAGAGGCCCTCCTAAAACGCGAGCCCGCGCAAAGGGCTTTCAAAAAGGGGCCCCGATCCGAAGAGGCCGAGGTCGACATGGCGCCCCTGCAGGAGCGCCTAGGCGAGCTACGCCGGCTTTATGCGCGCTTTTTGGCCGCTGCACGCTATGCGCCGTACGTAACCCTCTATGGGCAGCTGCGGCGCCGAATGCGCGAACTGGAGCGCACCCAGGACCGCCTGCACCTGGCCGAGGCCACCGCATTGTTGCTGCAGCTGCTTCGGCAGGAGGTGATCCCGGATATCTATTTTCGGCTGGGCGATCGGATCAGCCACTATCTCATCGACGAGTTTCAGGACACCGCCCCGATCCAATGGGCCGCGCTGCGCCCCCTGATCGAGGAGGCGCTGGCCAGAGGCGGAAGCCTGTTTTTGGTCGGCGACACCAAACAGGCCATCTACGGCTTTCGAGGCGGCGATTGGCAGATTATGGCGCATATGCGCCAGCACGACGTCTTTCCCTCCGCCCCCACCCAACGCGAGGAGTTGACCGTCAACTACCGAAGCGACGGCTGGATAGTTCGGTTCGTCGAGCAGGTCTTCGAAGAGGCCGCCGCCCGCCGGGTGCAGGCCCTGGCCTCCGAAAACCCGTTCTTGCCGCTCTATTGGGAGGCTAGCGGGCTACATCGGGCGGCCCAGCAGGTGCGAGTGGGCCGCGAGAAGGCTGGATACGTGCGCTTTCGCCGATTCGCCGTGCCGAAGCGCGCGGACGCCGAGGTCTTCGAGCCCGAAGCGGAGGGCGCTGCGCTGCCGAGCCGCGAGCTTCTGAGGACACTGCAAGATCTTCGCGCGCGGGGCTATGGCTGGAGCCAAATCGCCGTGCTCGCTCCGCGCAATCAGGACGTGCTCGAGCTGGGCGCCTGGCTGGCCAGAGCGGAGATCCCGTTTGTTTCCCATTCGAGCCTGGATGTGCGCCAAAGGCCCGTGGTGCGCGCGCTGCTTGCGCTCCTGGAATTTCTGGACTCTCCGATTAAGGATCTGGCCTTCGCCAGCGTGCTGCTGGGTCCTTTGCGCCCGCCGGAGCTCGAACTGGAACAAGTGCGGGCTTTTCTGCGGGAGCACCGCCAAACGAGCCCCCTGTATACCGCCTTTCGGGAACGCTACCCAGAGCTCTGGGCGCGCTACTTCGAGCGCCCCTTCAGTCGCGTGGGCTACCTGCCCGTCTACGAGCTGCTGGTGGAGCTGTATCAGAGCTGGGGAGTACTTGGGCGCCATGCTGAGGAGACGGCCACGTGGGCTAAGCTGCTGGAGGTCGTGCGCCGCTTCGAAGAGGACGGTCAGGGCAGCTTGCGGGATTTTCTGGAGCGCGCCTCCGAGGTTTCCGAGGATGAGGACTGGGACGTGCCCGTGGCCGAGGGCCTAGAGGCCGTCACGCTCATGAGCGTGCACAAGGCCAAGGGCCTGGAGTTCCCCGCGGTGCTGCTTTACTGGCCCGATCTGCCGCCTCCGGCCGATCCCCAGTATCCGGGCTCCATCCCGTCGGATCCCGATTCCGGCATCCGGCTATGGTACCTATCGGCGGACGTCGCCAATGCCGATCCCGCGCTTAAGGATGTTTATCTGCATCGCCGCGCCACGGCCACGATCGATTCGCTCTGCCGGCTGTACGTGGCCTTAACGCGCGCCGGTTCCGAGCTGCACGTGTTCTGGTTGGAGGCCGGCGGAGATCTGGGGCGGTTTTTGCCCGCGGAGGATTTGGAGCTGGGCGCGCCCACTGGCCCCTCTGCGCCCGCGCAGCTCGCCCTTGGAGGGGCGCAATTTACACCCTGGCCGCCGCCTCGTTCCCTGGATCTACCCAAGCGGCCTCTGACCGCGGATCGCCGGGAAGCCGAGCGGGGTGAATGCTGGCATGCGGTGCTGGCCCGCATCCGGTTTTTGACCGCCGATCCGGTCGCGCAGCTGGAGCGGGCCCTCGAGGAGGTGCTAAGCCAACATCCGGAGTGGGCCTGCTGGAGAGAAGAAGCCCGGCGCAGCCTGCTCCGTTTTTTGGAGCGGCCCCAAGTGCAGGGGCACTTCCGGTGGCGCCCGAATCGGATCGTCTACACGGAACTGGAGCTGCTCGACGCCCAGGGCCGCCTGCATCGCATCGACCGTCTGGTTTGCGATCCGGAGTGTATCTGGGTTTTGGACTTCAAAACCGGCGCCCCGCGCCCGGAGGATGCGGCGCAAATCGCCGAGTACGCCCGCTGGGTGCGCGCGCTTTGGCCGGATCGTCCGATCCGAACGAGCCTGCTTTACGTGGAGCCCTAG
- a CDS encoding zinc-binding dehydrogenase has translation MRAAVIRGHGGPEVVDYCEVPTPEPGPGEVRLRVRATALNHLDLWVRRGLPGVPPAFPHVGGCDIAGTIDACGPDVADWQVGDPVVVNPQLSCGRCRYCLRGQDNLCLRFAIVGEHTWGGMAEYVVVPARNLERIPEGFSFEEAAACALVFPTAWRMLMTGARIQPGETVLVLGAGGGVNTAAIQIAKLMGCQVWVTASTEEKMRRAYELGADWVLLHRDPDWSQRVWERTGKLGVDVVVDNVGRATWAQALRLLGREGRLVTVGATTGALAETDIRLVFWRQLRIIGSTMANRAEFMDVFRLIWRRQLRAVIDRVLPLEAAREAHALLERGEQFGKIVLRLP, from the coding sequence ATGCGAGCGGCCGTTATCCGGGGACACGGCGGACCTGAGGTGGTCGACTACTGCGAGGTGCCCACTCCGGAACCGGGGCCCGGGGAGGTGCGCCTCCGCGTGCGCGCCACGGCCCTCAACCACCTCGACCTCTGGGTGCGGCGAGGGCTTCCCGGCGTACCCCCCGCGTTTCCCCACGTGGGCGGATGCGATATCGCCGGAACAATCGACGCCTGCGGCCCAGACGTAGCGGACTGGCAAGTAGGCGATCCCGTCGTGGTCAACCCGCAGCTCTCCTGCGGCCGCTGTCGCTATTGCCTGCGGGGCCAAGACAACCTCTGTCTGCGCTTTGCGATCGTAGGCGAACACACCTGGGGCGGTATGGCCGAATACGTCGTCGTGCCCGCCCGAAACCTGGAGCGTATTCCGGAAGGCTTCTCCTTTGAGGAGGCCGCCGCCTGCGCCCTGGTCTTTCCCACGGCCTGGCGCATGCTTATGACGGGGGCTCGCATCCAGCCCGGCGAGACCGTGCTCGTCTTGGGCGCAGGGGGCGGCGTCAACACGGCCGCCATCCAGATCGCCAAGCTCATGGGCTGTCAGGTCTGGGTCACCGCGAGCACCGAGGAGAAGATGCGCCGCGCCTACGAGCTGGGCGCCGACTGGGTGCTTTTGCATCGCGACCCGGACTGGTCGCAGCGCGTCTGGGAGCGCACGGGCAAGCTGGGCGTGGACGTCGTGGTGGACAACGTCGGACGCGCGACCTGGGCTCAAGCCCTGCGGCTTCTTGGCCGCGAGGGGCGCTTGGTGACCGTCGGGGCCACCACGGGGGCGCTAGCCGAAACGGACATCCGCCTGGTGTTCTGGCGCCAGCTGCGCATCATCGGCTCTACGATGGCCAATCGGGCCGAATTCATGGACGTCTTCCGGCTCATTTGGCGCCGTCAGCTTCGGGCCGTAATCGATCGCGTTCTGCCCCTGGAGGCCGCCCGCGAGGCGCATGCGCTGCTGGAGCGAGGCGAACAGTTTGGCAAGATCGTGCTACGGCTGCCGTAG
- a CDS encoding PD-(D/E)XK nuclease family protein — MLRVVPAGTDLVAAVLEELRPQGPDYRRNLVLFPGRRPAHFLRKRLSTRHEGALLPPAIYAVQDWIEATVHAQLGVSGRKAEALEACSVLFEVHRSLPASERLGAEAYMSLERFLPVGLRLLEELEALYLADYSPQRLRAQLADAGWERGGQLVAYFGRFYEALEQAGLWTRARYVRTLADRFEVLALEQFDRILVAGLYAFAPAEARLFRALLERPESIGLFVEGPGLAAQLRRLGLSESHIERLEPEVARKPVFVFTRAPDRLGQVLALAEALRAERERLGRPLQEDAVVVLPAADALFPVLFWGLAPLRAGEPYNVSLGYPLVRTPGFGFLRALLSALDTELDGTLQASAYRAFIMHPYTKNLRYGDRPPELTRVLLHALEEELARTELRLRLRPEELEERTGWFEELARTLQPLFPDITAEQLRQHLRWLHTHTLRALWAPENVGAFARQAAQVLRLVAERSTAREHPYFAPFLEGLLAALEALERSGLARERLSRPGAYLQVLTHYLQTQTLPFEGTPVEGLQVLGLLETRLLRFRSVYLLDANESILPPAPEPAVLLPEGVRRRLGLETQRDREELARYYFEALVRAAERVHLFYTEDPRTGKGERSRFLERLLWECEKEEGACPPEHVVRYPLSLQNPRPEAIEKGPELAAWLRRRTYSPRLLDTYLRCPIRFYYECVLGLKEPDSAAEEPDAREIGTAVHEILRRFFEPHLGVVLSPELLARQAGGRLRRLVRTYFRERYGPHPVASVRLVRRQVERQLERFLDAYQVPLAQREPVVIEALEQRLRANWEGVFCEGVLDRIERRGDRLYVLDFKTGSGQGERYRIHVRALDPEDRSSWARAIGSVQLPLYRRLCALAYGVAPTAVEVRYLFLGQSRLGPHIEDARMGPDPHTACELVEAVLRRIFEELFDPDQPFRPPERLERTCPGCPFQAICGTTWVRASI, encoded by the coding sequence ATGCTGCGCGTAGTGCCTGCGGGGACGGATCTTGTGGCCGCGGTGCTGGAAGAGCTTCGGCCCCAGGGGCCGGACTATCGACGCAACCTTGTGCTCTTTCCCGGCCGCCGGCCGGCCCATTTCCTGCGCAAACGCCTAAGCACTCGGCACGAGGGCGCGCTGCTGCCGCCGGCCATCTACGCGGTGCAGGATTGGATCGAGGCCACCGTACATGCGCAGCTAGGGGTCTCGGGCCGAAAGGCGGAGGCCCTGGAGGCCTGCTCGGTGCTCTTTGAGGTCCACCGAAGCCTACCGGCCTCGGAGCGCTTGGGCGCAGAGGCCTACATGAGCCTGGAGCGCTTTCTGCCCGTCGGACTGCGCCTCCTGGAGGAGCTAGAGGCGCTGTATCTGGCCGATTATTCGCCGCAGCGGCTGCGTGCGCAGCTTGCCGACGCAGGCTGGGAGCGCGGAGGCCAACTTGTGGCCTACTTCGGGCGCTTTTATGAGGCGTTGGAACAGGCAGGCCTCTGGACGCGCGCCCGATACGTGCGCACGCTCGCCGACCGCTTCGAGGTGTTAGCCCTAGAGCAGTTCGACCGGATTCTCGTTGCGGGTCTGTACGCCTTCGCCCCGGCGGAGGCCCGGCTCTTCAGAGCCCTGCTAGAGCGCCCCGAATCGATCGGGCTGTTCGTGGAGGGCCCAGGGCTTGCGGCGCAGCTTAGGCGGTTGGGCTTGTCTGAATCCCACATAGAGCGTCTGGAGCCCGAAGTCGCCCGCAAGCCCGTGTTCGTCTTTACGCGCGCTCCAGATCGGCTCGGGCAGGTGCTGGCCTTGGCCGAGGCGTTGCGCGCGGAGCGAGAGCGCCTTGGCCGACCCCTGCAAGAGGATGCGGTCGTAGTGCTTCCGGCCGCAGACGCCCTTTTCCCCGTCCTGTTCTGGGGGCTAGCCCCCTTGCGAGCTGGCGAGCCTTACAACGTATCGCTCGGATATCCGCTTGTGCGCACCCCGGGCTTCGGCTTTCTGCGCGCGCTTTTGAGCGCCCTGGATACGGAGCTCGACGGGACTCTGCAGGCCTCAGCCTACCGCGCCTTTATTATGCATCCCTACACGAAAAACCTGCGCTACGGGGATCGCCCCCCTGAGCTTACGCGCGTGCTGTTGCACGCCCTCGAAGAGGAGCTAGCGCGAACCGAGCTGCGCCTCCGTCTGCGCCCGGAGGAGCTCGAGGAGCGCACAGGCTGGTTTGAGGAGCTGGCGCGCACCCTACAGCCTCTTTTCCCCGACATCACGGCTGAGCAGCTAAGGCAACACCTTCGGTGGTTGCACACGCATACCCTGCGGGCGCTCTGGGCTCCAGAGAACGTGGGCGCCTTTGCCCGCCAGGCCGCCCAGGTGCTAAGGCTTGTGGCCGAACGAAGCACCGCGCGGGAGCATCCGTACTTTGCCCCCTTTCTGGAGGGCCTGCTTGCGGCCCTAGAGGCCCTAGAGCGTTCCGGCCTGGCTCGGGAACGCCTAAGCCGTCCCGGCGCTTACCTACAGGTGCTCACGCACTACCTGCAGACCCAAACCCTTCCCTTTGAGGGCACGCCCGTAGAGGGCCTTCAGGTCTTGGGGCTGCTGGAGACGCGGCTGCTGCGCTTTAGGTCCGTGTACTTGCTGGACGCCAACGAGTCCATCTTACCCCCTGCGCCGGAGCCGGCCGTGCTTCTGCCCGAGGGGGTGCGGCGTCGGTTGGGATTGGAGACGCAACGGGACCGCGAGGAGCTTGCGCGCTACTACTTCGAGGCCCTGGTGCGCGCCGCCGAGCGCGTGCATCTGTTTTACACCGAGGACCCCCGCACCGGAAAAGGGGAACGAAGCCGGTTTCTGGAGCGCCTGCTCTGGGAGTGCGAGAAGGAGGAAGGGGCCTGCCCCCCGGAACACGTCGTGCGCTATCCTTTGTCGCTACAGAACCCGCGCCCGGAGGCCATCGAAAAGGGCCCGGAGCTGGCCGCCTGGCTGCGGCGCCGCACCTATAGCCCTCGGCTGCTGGATACTTATCTCAGGTGCCCGATCCGCTTCTACTACGAATGCGTGCTGGGCCTAAAGGAGCCCGACTCGGCGGCCGAAGAGCCGGATGCGCGCGAGATCGGCACGGCCGTGCACGAGATCCTGCGGCGCTTCTTCGAGCCCCACCTCGGCGTCGTGCTCAGCCCGGAGCTTCTCGCTCGGCAGGCCGGAGGGCGGCTGCGGCGCCTGGTGCGCACCTACTTTCGGGAGCGATACGGCCCGCATCCCGTGGCGTCCGTGCGCCTTGTGCGCCGACAGGTCGAGCGCCAGCTTGAGCGCTTTCTAGACGCATATCAGGTTCCGTTGGCGCAACGCGAGCCCGTCGTGATCGAGGCTCTGGAGCAGCGGCTGCGCGCAAACTGGGAGGGGGTGTTCTGTGAAGGCGTGCTCGATCGCATCGAGCGCCGCGGGGATCGGCTCTACGTGCTCGACTTCAAGACCGGCTCCGGACAAGGCGAACGGTATCGGATCCATGTGCGCGCGCTCGATCCGGAGGACCGGAGCAGTTGGGCGCGCGCCATCGGCTCCGTGCAGCTGCCGCTGTATCGGCGCCTGTGCGCGCTCGCCTACGGGGTGGCGCCCACCGCCGTAGAGGTGCGCTACCTCTTCCTGGGCCAAAGCCGCCTGGGGCCGCACATAGAGGACGCGCGCATGGGCCCGGATCCACATACCGCCTGCGAGCTCGTGGAGGCCGTTTTGCGTCGGATCTTCGAGGAGCTCTTCGATCCGGATCAGCCCTTTCGGCCCCCGGAGCGCCTGGAGCGAACCTGCCCCGGCTGTCCGTTTCAGGCGATCTGCGGCACCACATGGGTGCGCGCCTCCATCTGA
- a CDS encoding SUF system NifU family Fe-S cluster assembly protein encodes MDALNELYSELILEHYTKPRNYGDLPEPDLVEEGYNQSCGDRIVLLLQIRDGRIQELRFRGYGCAISIASASLMSQHVKGRSLEEVQQLIEAFKAFVTGKQADLPPALGELRLLRGVGRFPMRVKCATLAWNTLKQALEHPEPPRALPDEPPRGPVC; translated from the coding sequence ATGGACGCGCTAAATGAACTGTACTCCGAATTGATCCTGGAGCATTACACCAAGCCGCGCAACTACGGCGACCTGCCCGAGCCCGACCTTGTGGAGGAGGGCTACAACCAGTCTTGCGGGGATCGGATCGTTTTGCTGCTCCAGATCCGCGATGGCCGCATCCAGGAGCTTCGCTTCCGCGGCTACGGGTGCGCGATCTCGATCGCCTCGGCTTCCCTGATGAGCCAACACGTCAAAGGGCGCTCCCTTGAAGAGGTCCAGCAGCTTATCGAAGCCTTCAAGGCCTTCGTAACAGGCAAGCAAGCCGACTTGCCTCCGGCGCTCGGCGAGCTGCGTCTGCTTCGGGGCGTAGGGCGCTTCCCTATGCGCGTCAAATGCGCTACTTTGGCCTGGAACACGCTTAAGCAAGCGCTGGAGCATCCAGAGCCGCCCAGGGCATTGCCGGATGAACCGCCTCGGGGTCCAGTTTGTTAG
- a CDS encoding T9SS type A sorting domain-containing protein has translation MRGKKLVLYLGALGCVLGGRSDSLLIPPKPPLEALEHPAEDPEARVRWEWMRLRNPRTGRIPDDIRARELAFAEQLPRAESFRKGPYPVALSWTHRGPINIGGRTRALAIDRTDENVLLAGGVSGGLWRSADGGQSWTKVTDPEDLHSITCIVQDPRPGKTHIWYYGTGELVGNSARGGGAPYRGDGIFRSVDGGRTWRVLESTSTRRPHAFDQPFDYVWNLAVDPSNWAQDELYAATYGRIFRSLDGGRSWTAVLGAQEPSSLHTDVAVTPQGVVYATLGEASSIANVQSPSRGIWRSPDGVNWTPITPSGWPTNYRRIVIGIAPSNPNIVYFLAETPGSGVNGHSLWRYTYLSGDGSGSGGRWENRSFNLPRTFDSQGSYDLVIAVKPDDPNVVFIGGTNLYRSLNGFAEPNSFTHIGGYAPSGSGLYPNHHPDQHALQFRPSNPRVLYTGSDGGVHRTDDCLASTVRWTSLNNGYLTTQFYTIALRPVPADPLLIGGMQDNGTWATSSFDGQTPWRSVLGGDGAYCAISRDGLSRYVSAQNGVTYRITYDASGRETGWTRIDPAGGAGYLFINPFALDPNDDRVFYVAGGQVLWRNENVTAIPMFRSEPASTNWTALEPTYVSEGVITALAPTAQPAHRVYYGTSTGRLFRLDRAHEPGSRPVDITGPQFPRGAYVSALAPDPENGDRLLVVFSNYEVPSLFYTADGGRTWMDVSGNLEEHPDGSGSGPSVRWAVITSRAGRPFYLVGTSTGLYSAEALEGRNTVWRQEGARTIGNVVVSMLAARPEDGFVAVATHGNGVYAAYVDPGPAAPLGAPELLHPAPNSAGHPVRLELIWRPVSGALSYEVQVSPDPGFMSPVLSRSGWTETRYALSGLRHFTTYFWRVRALGPRGAGPWSAVRTFTTVVGPPDLMSPPIGAGAVPLPVSLAWAPSAGATRYHVQVAREARFQSVIWQDSLLSQPSVRAPDLAHGQTYFWRVRARNADGVSPWSAVGRFTTQLEPPSWQPPAGLEPHLDPRQLLRWSPVTGASGYQLQVSRDADFAALLVDAVLSAPSWRPEGLTYGLLYHLRVRALAPEGPGAWSAIWMFRLEAPPVVSAEASGRPADYELAPVFPNPFQAYAVVRFGLPRAAEVHLELFDASGRLLRALFRGPLEAGRYQVGLEGASLAAGLYLVRLRTPEAVRAQKLIRLP, from the coding sequence ATGCGCGGCAAAAAGCTGGTGCTGTACTTGGGGGCTTTGGGCTGTGTTTTGGGGGGGCGATCCGATTCCCTCCTCATCCCCCCCAAGCCTCCTCTTGAAGCCCTAGAGCATCCGGCCGAAGATCCCGAAGCTCGGGTTCGCTGGGAGTGGATGCGCCTGCGCAACCCCCGCACGGGCCGCATCCCGGATGACATACGCGCCCGTGAGCTGGCTTTTGCCGAGCAGCTACCCCGCGCGGAGTCCTTCCGCAAAGGCCCCTATCCGGTCGCCCTGTCCTGGACCCACCGGGGGCCGATCAACATAGGCGGCCGCACGCGGGCCCTAGCTATCGACCGCACCGACGAAAACGTGCTGCTAGCCGGAGGGGTGTCCGGGGGCCTGTGGCGCTCCGCCGACGGAGGGCAGAGCTGGACGAAGGTCACCGATCCGGAGGACCTGCACAGCATCACCTGCATCGTGCAGGACCCCCGTCCGGGCAAGACGCACATCTGGTATTACGGCACAGGCGAACTGGTGGGCAACTCGGCCCGAGGAGGCGGGGCCCCGTATCGGGGAGATGGGATCTTTCGCTCTGTCGATGGGGGCAGGACCTGGCGTGTGCTGGAGAGCACCTCCACACGCCGGCCGCATGCGTTCGATCAGCCTTTCGACTACGTCTGGAACCTGGCCGTAGATCCCTCGAATTGGGCCCAAGATGAGCTGTATGCGGCCACCTACGGGCGCATCTTCCGTAGCCTAGATGGGGGTCGAAGCTGGACCGCCGTGCTCGGAGCGCAGGAGCCCTCCTCGCTACACACGGACGTGGCCGTCACCCCGCAAGGGGTGGTTTACGCCACCTTGGGAGAGGCCTCTAGCATAGCCAACGTCCAGAGCCCCTCGCGGGGTATCTGGCGCTCCCCTGACGGGGTCAACTGGACCCCCATCACCCCGTCCGGATGGCCGACGAACTACCGCCGGATCGTAATCGGGATCGCGCCCTCGAATCCCAATATAGTCTACTTCCTGGCCGAAACCCCCGGCTCAGGGGTAAACGGCCACAGCCTGTGGCGGTACACTTACCTTTCCGGAGACGGAAGCGGCTCCGGAGGACGCTGGGAGAATCGCTCCTTCAACCTTCCCCGAACCTTCGACTCCCAAGGCAGCTACGATCTTGTCATCGCCGTCAAACCCGATGACCCCAACGTCGTCTTCATCGGCGGCACGAACCTGTACCGATCCCTTAACGGCTTTGCCGAGCCCAATAGCTTTACGCATATCGGCGGATACGCCCCCTCCGGCTCCGGGCTATATCCGAACCACCACCCGGATCAACACGCCCTGCAGTTTCGTCCCTCTAATCCCCGGGTGCTTTATACAGGCTCCGACGGAGGGGTGCACCGCACCGATGATTGCTTAGCCTCGACGGTGCGCTGGACCTCGCTAAACAACGGTTATCTGACGACCCAATTTTACACCATAGCCCTGCGGCCTGTCCCAGCAGATCCCCTGCTCATCGGGGGAATGCAAGATAACGGCACCTGGGCCACGAGCTCTTTCGACGGACAAACGCCCTGGCGCTCCGTCTTAGGTGGCGATGGGGCGTACTGCGCCATCTCGCGCGACGGGCTATCCCGTTACGTATCGGCTCAAAACGGCGTCACATACCGCATCACCTACGACGCCTCCGGCCGGGAGACAGGCTGGACCCGCATAGATCCGGCCGGCGGGGCGGGATATCTGTTCATTAACCCATTTGCCCTGGATCCCAACGACGACCGGGTGTTCTACGTGGCCGGGGGGCAGGTGCTGTGGCGCAACGAGAACGTGACGGCCATCCCCATGTTCCGTAGCGAACCGGCCTCTACGAACTGGACCGCGCTGGAGCCAACCTACGTCTCAGAAGGCGTGATCACGGCCCTGGCCCCTACGGCGCAGCCCGCGCATCGGGTTTACTACGGCACCAGCACCGGACGCCTGTTTCGGTTGGATCGCGCTCATGAGCCCGGCTCGCGGCCCGTTGACATCACAGGCCCCCAGTTTCCGAGGGGCGCCTACGTGAGCGCGCTTGCTCCGGATCCCGAAAATGGCGATCGCCTGCTTGTGGTGTTTTCCAACTACGAGGTGCCTAGCCTCTTTTACACCGCCGACGGAGGGCGCACCTGGATGGACGTGTCCGGAAACTTAGAGGAACATCCGGATGGCTCCGGCAGCGGCCCCTCGGTGCGCTGGGCCGTGATCACGAGCCGAGCGGGGCGCCCCTTCTATCTTGTGGGCACAAGCACCGGCCTATACAGCGCCGAGGCCTTGGAGGGCCGAAACACCGTGTGGCGCCAAGAAGGGGCGCGCACAATCGGCAACGTGGTCGTCAGCATGCTCGCCGCCCGGCCAGAAGACGGGTTTGTGGCCGTGGCCACGCATGGCAACGGGGTCTACGCCGCGTATGTGGATCCGGGTCCAGCTGCGCCGCTTGGGGCGCCAGAGCTCCTTCACCCGGCTCCGAATTCGGCCGGACACCCCGTGCGCCTGGAGCTTATCTGGCGGCCCGTATCGGGTGCCCTCAGCTACGAAGTCCAAGTTAGCCCGGATCCCGGTTTCATGAGCCCCGTGCTCAGCCGATCCGGTTGGACCGAAACGCGCTATGCGCTTAGCGGCCTGCGCCACTTCACCACGTACTTTTGGCGTGTGCGCGCCCTGGGCCCTCGGGGGGCGGGGCCTTGGTCGGCTGTGCGCACCTTCACCACCGTCGTAGGCCCCCCGGACCTGATGAGCCCCCCCATAGGCGCGGGCGCCGTGCCTCTGCCTGTGAGCCTCGCCTGGGCGCCATCAGCCGGGGCGACCCGGTATCACGTGCAGGTCGCGCGCGAAGCGCGCTTCCAGTCCGTGATCTGGCAGGATAGCCTTCTGAGCCAACCCTCCGTCCGGGCGCCGGATCTTGCACATGGACAGACGTATTTTTGGCGCGTGCGTGCCCGAAACGCCGACGGCGTAAGCCCCTGGTCCGCGGTGGGCCGCTTCACGACGCAGCTAGAACCGCCCAGCTGGCAACCCCCGGCCGGACTGGAGCCGCACCTAGATCCGCGCCAGCTTCTGCGCTGGAGCCCCGTAACGGGTGCTTCAGGCTATCAGCTGCAGGTGAGCCGAGATGCGGATTTCGCCGCTTTGCTGGTGGATGCCGTGCTGTCGGCTCCCAGCTGGCGTCCTGAGGGGCTCACCTACGGGCTACTGTATCACCTTCGCGTGCGCGCCCTGGCCCCCGAAGGACCAGGGGCGTGGTCTGCGATTTGGATGTTTCGCCTGGAGGCCCCACCGGTGGTGTCGGCGGAGGCCTCCGGCCGGCCCGCAGATTACGAGCTCGCCCCTGTCTTTCCGAACCCCTTCCAGGCCTACGCCGTGGTACGCTTCGGATTGCCTCGTGCGGCCGAGGTGCATCTGGAGCTTTTCGACGCCTCCGGAAGGCTGCTGCGCGCGCTCTTCCGAGGCCCGCTAGAGGCGGGCCGCTACCAGGTGGGGCTTGAGGGCGCCTCGCTAGCCGCCGGCCTGTATCTAGTGCGGCTGCGTACGCCCGAGGCCGTGCGCGCGCAGAAGCTGATTCGCCTTCCATAG